The genomic DNA CGCCTTCATGAACATGACCGGCTCGGTCGGGATCGGCAGGTTGGATTCGATCGCATGGTCCTCATAGTTGAGGCCGATGGCGACGATCTTGCCGATGCCCTTGACCGGCACGCCATAGCGCGGATCGCCCTCGACAAGCGGGAGCGCGGCGACATCGGCGGCCCTGGCGGCGGGCAGAGTGGCGATGCTGATGTCGGCGACGACGCCCGACAGATCGCGAATCTTGCCTTCGCTGTCGATGACACCGGGCTTTTCCTGGCCGCGCGGGCCGAAACGGCAGAATTTCATGTCTCTTCTCTCTTCTGGGCGATCAATGGGTGTAGGGGCGGTGCATCGCGATATCGCGGTTCAGTTCGACGCCGAAGCCGGGCGCATCAAGCGCGCTGACCTTGAGCCGGCCATTTTCCGGCACCGGCTCGCCCAGCAATTGCGGGTGGAACATCGGCACCACTTCCGTCGGCCCCGGATGCATCATCAGAAATTCGGCGAAGGGCGAATTGTGGCGGGTGATGACGAAATGATAGCTGTAGACCGACGAGCCATGCGGCACGACCATCTTGCCATGGGCGTCGGCCAGCGCGCTGATCTTGAGCAATTCGGTGACGCCGCCGCACCAGCCGACATCGGGCTGGATGATGTCGCAGCAATCCATTTCCATGAGCATACGGAAGCCCCAGCGGGTCGCTTCATGCTCGCCGGTCGTGACCAGCATCCCCTTGGGCACGTTGCGCTTGAGCTGTTGATAGCCCCAATAATCGTCCGGGCTGATCGCTTCCTCGATCCATTTAAGGCCAAGATCATGCGCAGCGATGGCGAGGCGGGTGGCGTAATCGACATCGAGCGCCATCCAGCAGTCCCACATCAGCCAGAAATCATCGCCGACCTTCGCGCGCATATCGGCCAGTTCGGCGATATTCTTTTTCAGGCCTTCCACGCCCTCGGCCGGGCCGTGGTGCAGCGGCATCTTGCCGCCGATGAAGCCAAATTCCTTCGCCTTGTCCGGCCGCGCGCCGGTGGCGTAGAATTGCAGCTCGTCGCGCACCGCGCCGCCCAGCAGATGATAGACCGGCTCCTGCCGCAGCTTGCCGAGCAAGTCCCACAGCGCCAGGTCGACGCCGGAAATGGCGTTCACCACCAGACCCTTGCGACCATAATATTGGGTCGAGAAATACATCTGGTCCCAGATCTTCTCATAGTCGGTCGGCGACCGGCCTTCGAGGAAGCGGGCAAGATGCTTTTCGACGATATAGGCGGCCGGTTCGCCGCCGGTCGTCACCGCGAAACCGACGGTGCCGTCCTCCGCCTCGATCTCCACGACCAAAGTGCCCAGCACGTTGATGCCGAAGCTCTGACGCGACTGGCGATATTCGGGATAGCGCGACATCGGCGTCGCGATGTGATCGTCGATCCAGTGGCCTTCACCCTGGTCATGATAGTCGGCACCGCCGCCGCGCACGGTGAAGGCGCGGACATGCTTGATCTTCGGCAACGTCACGATCGGCACGCGAGAAACTCCCTGAACCTGACCGTCGTTCAACATATGGGAACGATCGGCAAAAACTTTCACATTATGACAAAACCCGCATAATGCGGGACCAGAGCGGCGGTTTGGCAGGACCGGAAAGAATCAGGCCGGCCTCTCCTTCACCCTTGTTTTTCTCATTTTGTGGGATAGAGTATTAGTAGATGAGACAAAATTCGTCAAACCCAGAATCAGCCGAGCGCGAGGAAATGTCGAAGGCACCGGAAAAGGCGGACGCGAAAGCCGACGGGGCCAAGGCTTCGGGATCGCAAACGCTGCAACGCGGGTTGGACCTGCTCGATCAGGTGATCGACGGGCCGGTGAAGCTGGCCGAACTGTCCGAACGCATGGGCCTGACCCGGTCGACCACGCATCGGCTCGCCAATGCGATGGTAGAGCGGGGCTTCCTCAATTTCCTGCCGCGCGAGGGCTATCAACTGGGGCCGAAGCTGCTGCAACTGGGCTTTCTGGCGCAAAGCCAGGCGGACGTGGTGCAGATCGCCCGGCCGCATCTGGAGTCCCTTGCCGCCGCCAGCGAGGATGTGGTGCATCTGGGCCGGATGGATGGCGAACAGGCGCTCTATCTCGACAAGATTCCGGGCCGCCGCCGCGTGGAAATCTCCAGCCGGATCGGCGATCGCCAGCCGCTGACATCGACGGGTCTGGGCAAGGCGCTGCTGCTCGATGATTCGGAGGCGAACTGGCACCGCCTGTTCGACGCCGATCAGGCGGCGGGCACCCATCCCATCGGTTATGACATATGGCTGGAGCGGATGCGCGGCTATGCGATGGATGGCCGGTCCTTCGACCTTGAAGAAAATGAGGACCAGATACGCTGCGTCGCTGCCCCGGTCCGCGATGCGTCCGGCGCGATCGTCGCGGCCATCAGCCTGTCGAGCGCGGCCCAATATATGGACGATGCGCGGATGCGGACGCTGGGCCAGGATGTCGTCGGCACCGCCCGAAAAATCAGCGCCGATCTGGGCTGGACCCTCGGCGTCAAACCTCGCCGCCCGGTGCGGCGCTAACTCCCCCCTTAAGGAACTCTCCATGAAGCTGCTTGAAGGCAAGACCGTCCTCGTCACCGGCGCATCGACCGGCATCGGCCGCGCCGCCGCCATCGGCGCCGCCCGGCATGGCGCCGATGTCGTCATCAACTATGCCAGCAGCGACGGCCCGGCGCAGAGCTGTGTCGAGGCGATCGAAGCGCTGGGCCAGCGCGCCATCGCGGTGAAGGGCGATGTCGCCGATCCGCAGACCGCGCAGGATTTCGTGGCCCGCGCCGTCGACGCCTTTGGCAAGGTCGATGTGCTGGTCAGCAATGCGGGCATCTGTCCCTTCCACGCCTTCCTCGACATGCCGGTCGACGTGGTGGAGCGGACCTTCAAGGTGAATCTGCACGGGGCTTATTTCATGGTGCAGGCCGCCGCGCAGCAGATGGTGAAACAGGGTCATGGCGGTTCGATCGTCGCCGTTTCTTCTATCTCCGCACTGGTGGGCGGCGAGTTTCAGACCCACTATACCCCGACCAAGGCGGGCGTGCATTCGCTGATGCAGTCCACGGCCATTGCTCTGGGCAAGCATGGCATCCGTTGCAACAGCGTGCTGCCCGGCACCATCCTGACCGAGATCAACAAGGATGACCTCGCCGATGTCGAGAAGCGCCACTATATGGAGGCGCGCACCCCGCTCGGCCGTCTGGGCCAGCCGGAGGATCTGGCCGGGCCGATCGTGTTTCTGGCGTCGGACATGGCGGCCTATGTCACCGGCGCGGCGCTGCTGGTCGATGGCGGCATGTATGTGAATCTGCAATGAGGACTCGGCGGGTCGCCCTGTTCGTCACCTGCCTGGTCGACCTGATGCGACCGCGCATCGGCTTCGCCGCGATCCGCGCACTGGAAGCGGCGGGGTGCGAGGTGGTCGTGCCGGAAGGGCAGACCTGCTGCGGCCAGCCCGCGCTCAACAGCGGCGACCGCGATCATGCGGTCGCGCTGGCGCAGCAGACGATCGCTGCGCTGGAGCCATATGAGGCGGTGGTGGTGCCGTCCGGTTCCT from Sphingobium sp. CAP-1 includes the following:
- the rhmD gene encoding L-rhamnonate dehydratase, whose protein sequence is MLNDGQVQGVSRVPIVTLPKIKHVRAFTVRGGGADYHDQGEGHWIDDHIATPMSRYPEYRQSRQSFGINVLGTLVVEIEAEDGTVGFAVTTGGEPAAYIVEKHLARFLEGRSPTDYEKIWDQMYFSTQYYGRKGLVVNAISGVDLALWDLLGKLRQEPVYHLLGGAVRDELQFYATGARPDKAKEFGFIGGKMPLHHGPAEGVEGLKKNIAELADMRAKVGDDFWLMWDCWMALDVDYATRLAIAAHDLGLKWIEEAISPDDYWGYQQLKRNVPKGMLVTTGEHEATRWGFRMLMEMDCCDIIQPDVGWCGGVTELLKISALADAHGKMVVPHGSSVYSYHFVITRHNSPFAEFLMMHPGPTEVVPMFHPQLLGEPVPENGRLKVSALDAPGFGVELNRDIAMHRPYTH
- a CDS encoding IclR family transcriptional regulator yields the protein MRQNSSNPESAEREEMSKAPEKADAKADGAKASGSQTLQRGLDLLDQVIDGPVKLAELSERMGLTRSTTHRLANAMVERGFLNFLPREGYQLGPKLLQLGFLAQSQADVVQIARPHLESLAAASEDVVHLGRMDGEQALYLDKIPGRRRVEISSRIGDRQPLTSTGLGKALLLDDSEANWHRLFDADQAAGTHPIGYDIWLERMRGYAMDGRSFDLEENEDQIRCVAAPVRDASGAIVAAISLSSAAQYMDDARMRTLGQDVVGTARKISADLGWTLGVKPRRPVRR
- a CDS encoding SDR family NAD(P)-dependent oxidoreductase, which encodes MKLLEGKTVLVTGASTGIGRAAAIGAARHGADVVINYASSDGPAQSCVEAIEALGQRAIAVKGDVADPQTAQDFVARAVDAFGKVDVLVSNAGICPFHAFLDMPVDVVERTFKVNLHGAYFMVQAAAQQMVKQGHGGSIVAVSSISALVGGEFQTHYTPTKAGVHSLMQSTAIALGKHGIRCNSVLPGTILTEINKDDLADVEKRHYMEARTPLGRLGQPEDLAGPIVFLASDMAAYVTGAALLVDGGMYVNLQ